In Sciurus carolinensis chromosome 17, mSciCar1.2, whole genome shotgun sequence, one genomic interval encodes:
- the Ackr2 gene encoding atypical chemokine receptor 2 — protein sequence MATTISPLPLTTEDVSSENSSFYDYDYLDDVVFLLCRKDDVLSFGKVFLPVFYSLIFVLGLGGNLLLLVVLLRYVPCRRMTEVYLLNLAISNLLFVVTLPFWGISVAWHWVFGNFMCKMMSTLYTINFYSGIFFISCMSLDKYLEIVHAQPLHRLRTRAKSLLLAAIVWAVSLAISIPDIVFVQIHENPKGVWNCYADFGGHGTIWKLFLRFQQNLLGFLLPLLAMIFFYSRIGCVLIRLKPPGQGRALRIATSLVVAFFLLWFPYNLTLFLHSLLDLQVFGDCQVSHHLDYALQVTESLAFLHCCFTPVLYAFSSHRFRRYLKALLATVLRRHLAPGTAQASLSSCSESSRLTNQEESTVMNELGERQAEEALNEGIEGDS from the coding sequence ATGGCCACCACCATCTCCCCTCTGCCACTCACCACCGAGGATGTCAGTTCTGAGAACAGCTCCTTCTATGACTACGACTACCTGGATGACGTGGTTTTCTTGCTCTGCAGGAAAGATGATGTCCTGTCCTTTGGCAAAGTCTTCCTGCCAGTCTTCTACAGCCTGATCTTTGTGTTGGGCCTTGGTGGGAACCTCCTCCTTCTCGTGGTCTTGCTCCGTTATGTGCCTTGCAGGCGGATGACTGAGGTCTACCTTCTGAACCTGGCCATCTCCAACCTCCTATTTGTGGTGACTTTGCCCTTCTGGGGAATCTCCGTGGCCTGGCATTGGGTTTTTGGCAATTTCATGTGCAAGATGATGAGCACCCTGTATACCATTAACTTTTACAGTGGCATCTTTTTCATCAGCTGCATGAGCCTGGACAAGTACCTGGAGATTGTCCATGCTCAACCCCTCCACAGGCTGAGGACTCGGGCCAAGAGTCTGCTGCTTGCTGCCATAGTGTGGGCTGTGTCCCTGGCCATCTCCATCCCTGACATAGTCTTTGTACAGATACATGAAAACCCTAAGGGTGTGTGGAACTGTTATGCGGATTTTGGCGGGCATGGGACCATTTGGAAGCTCTTCCTTCGCTTCCAGCAGAATCTCTTGGGGTTTCTCCTTCCACTTTTGGCCATGATCTTCTTCTACTCCCGCATTGGTTGTGTCCTGATCAGGCTGAAGCCCCCAGGCCAGGGCCGAGCTTTAAGAATAGCTACATCCCTGGTGGTGGCCTTCTTCTTGCTATGGTTCCCATACAACCTCACCTTGTTTCTGCACTCGCTGCTGGACCTGCAAGTCTTTGGGGACTGCCAGGTCAGCCACCATCTGGACTATGCACTTCAGGTGACAGAGAGCCTTGCCTTCCTTCATTGCTGTTTTACCCCTGTCCTCTATGCCTTCTCTAGTCACCGTTTCCGCAGGTACCTGAAGGCTCTCCTGGCCACTGTGCTCAGACGGCATCTGGCACCTGGTACTGCCCAAGCCTCTCTGTCCAGCTGTTCTGAGAGTAGCAGGCTTACTAACCAAGAAGAAAGTACTGTCATGAATGAACTTGGGGAGAGGCAGGCTGAAGAAGCCCTTAATGAGGGGATTGAAGGGGATAGTTAA